The sequence ATACGTTGTCCAAGGATAGCTAACAGGGAATCTCAATCACGACCGAGGTTCCCTTTCCTTCCTTGGAATCCACAACCATGCTCCCCCCATGTTCCTCAACAATCTTTGCAGACATTGCCATTCCAAGCCCTGTTCCTTCTGGCTTTGTTGTAAAGTATGGATCAAATACCCGTCCTAGATTTTCCGAACTGATTCCACAACCGCTATCCGTTACCGTGATAACAATTACATCACCACTTTTCACACTACGAACAGATAATGTTCCTCCGTCGCTCATAGCCTGGATGGAATTCAAAAAGAGATTGAGGAAGACCTGACTCAGCCTGTCTTCATCGGCGTAGATCGGGGACAATGTCTCAGGAAAATCGAGAACAATCTCCACCCCCGCAGCCTCGGCATCAATACTGAGTAATGAAACTGATTTCTGAAGCAGGGCATGAAGATCAAACTCACTCTTCTGAAGCTCCTGCGGCCTTGCGTAGTCAAGCAACTCAGAGATACTGCGATTAAGTCTCTCAACTTCCTGCACCAGAATATTGGCAGTTTCTCTATCATTATTTTCAATGCAAAATTTTGACCGTAGAACGAGGGCAAGGCCTTTGATTGAACTGAGAGGATTGCGCAATTCATGGGCCACCCCAGCAGCCATTTTCCCAAGAGCAGCAAGACGTTCACTCCTACGCAGATCTTTTTCAAGTTTTTTCACCTGACTCAGATCCTGTATCATAAGAAGGATTCCAACGAATTGATTATCACGATCGACTATAGCCATACGATTAAGCTGGACAGTATGACAGGTACCTTGAGCATTTATCAACTGCACCTCCCTCTGTGAGATAACGCCTCTTCGTTCTCCTGAAGCGTCCAGAATCGATCGGATAGCCTCTGTTTTAGCAAATACTCCTGTATTGTTGCCAAGTGCTATTTTTTCACTTATTCCGGTAAGTTCCTCGGAGAATTTATTATACAGAACAATCTGTCCTTTACTATCGGTTGCAATGAGTCCTACAGGTAAGGAGGATATCAGGATATCGCGAAAAGCCTCAACCCGACGCAATCTGCTTTGAGATCCTTTCAGTCCTTCAAGAGTGAGGATAGAAAGCCAGCCGCCGAAACCGACAAGCAGAAGAACAATGGATAAAATTATGATCTCAAGTTTTTGACGCTGCAGCCTTTTATTATACTGCTTCATATCAAGCTCAACGAGAATCATGTATTTTTTCTGGCTTAAGGATTCTATCCTCTTTTTCCATGTTGAGTTGGATCCGTGAAGCCGCATCACCCGGTTTCCCATTCCTTCTGAGTTGTTCTTCATCACTTGCGGGGAAAATTGCTCCAGTAAGCGACTGGTAATGGGTGAAAAATATGCCGCAACCTGAAAAACAGAGCCCTTATCTTCAGTACTGATACGATAATTAAACGTTCTGGTATCACTGGCATCTGCATCAATTGCCAGGAGAAAATCATGGGTTTGCTTGGATACCTGCTGAATTCGAGCGGCTGGAACTGAGTTAGCAAGAATAAACCCATCATTGTCAACAAGAGCTAAAAATCTGACTCCGGGATGTCCGGCCGCATGTTCAAGAACACGTTGTACATTGCCAGGCCAAAGTGCGGCAAGATCCTGCCCTGAGCGCAGACCTGTAATAATTGAACTTCTTGAACTGGAGGCAACAAAACGAATAAGAGTAACACCTTTTTCAAGGAGAATGTCAGTCATCAGAGCCTTGTCTCGACGGTAATTATTCACGGCAAAAACCGCTATTATTACGGCAAGTAATCCGCAGGCTGCTGCCAGTACCCAGGGGGAAACGCTGGCTAACCGATGTTTTTTTATAATTCGCATACAACAGGCGATGGAGGGTTGATGACTTTCTCCAGTAATACCTTAGTAATCATGTAGGTTGGTTTAATTCCATAATCCCCCAAAGAACCGGATGCCAGTGTTTCACCGGCATGTAAAGGATTATCCGATGCGTAATAGGCGTATCTCGTCTTTATATTACGTGACACGTGGCCCTGAATAATAGCTGCACTTATGGCACGCTGATAATGACCACCTTCCATTTCAAGCCCCACGGCCTTCCAGTGGGAGGTATGAAATCTGGTGAGCACATGTCTATTCTGCATGGATGTCCCAAGAACAGTAACCATTGGACCAACATGAATTGGGTACCCTTCATCGAAATCGCTTTTATCCAAATCGTTATCAACAATGTAATTATTGGTCGTACCCTCCATGACGTGAGCAGTAGCAAGCATGATATCCCCTTTTTTACCAGGGAGTGTTCCGGCCTTTCCCATTATACTGATTGATTCGAATTTAAAGGAGAAGTTCTTGTCATCAAAATGACAGGGACAGAGTAATTCGTCCAGAATATCAAATGCCTGTGCTCCAAAAGCATAATCAATAACTAAAATAACCGGTTTTTCTTTTTCAATGTAATCAAAATCACATTGAACGGATTGGTGAGGGTTTTCTTTTGATATTTTTGACGTATCAAAAACCATAACATCAATATTGGACTCTGAAGTATCATGAATATAAGTAAAACCGTAGGCAGAGCCAT comes from Desulfocapsa sulfexigens DSM 10523 and encodes:
- a CDS encoding two-component system sensor histidine kinase NtrB, which encodes MRIIKKHRLASVSPWVLAAACGLLAVIIAVFAVNNYRRDKALMTDILLEKGVTLIRFVASSSRSSIITGLRSGQDLAALWPGNVQRVLEHAAGHPGVRFLALVDNDGFILANSVPAARIQQVSKQTHDFLLAIDADASDTRTFNYRISTEDKGSVFQVAAYFSPITSRLLEQFSPQVMKNNSEGMGNRVMRLHGSNSTWKKRIESLSQKKYMILVELDMKQYNKRLQRQKLEIIILSIVLLLVGFGGWLSILTLEGLKGSQSRLRRVEAFRDILISSLPVGLIATDSKGQIVLYNKFSEELTGISEKIALGNNTGVFAKTEAIRSILDASGERRGVISQREVQLINAQGTCHTVQLNRMAIVDRDNQFVGILLMIQDLSQVKKLEKDLRRSERLAALGKMAAGVAHELRNPLSSIKGLALVLRSKFCIENNDRETANILVQEVERLNRSISELLDYARPQELQKSEFDLHALLQKSVSLLSIDAEAAGVEIVLDFPETLSPIYADEDRLSQVFLNLFLNSIQAMSDGGTLSVRSVKSGDVIVITVTDSGCGISSENLGRVFDPYFTTKPEGTGLGMAMSAKIVEEHGGSMVVDSKEGKGTSVVIEIPC